The genomic DNA TCGTGTTCACATGTCTAAGGGCCTCTTCAATCCATGGAAGCACGTCAAACTTTTTGGGAACTGGGATTCTCAGTTCCAGAGAAAGGTCGTACTCAGAAATTACTTCTAGACCCCTAAGGAATAACGTCCAAAGTTTCTCACTTGCATTTTTTGGTAGACCATAAAGTTCCTGGGGTGGCGCCTTTATATCAGTGGCAATATGATCCACAAGGTCAAACCTTAGTAACTCCTCCAACGGCCTCACTATCGTTAGGTTGGTGTTCAAGCTGACATCCGCTAAGGGTTTCACATCCTCTAAAAGATCCTTTAGTTCCCTCCACTGCATTAAAGGTTCTCCACCTGTAACGTGGAAGTAATCAATTAGGAAAGAGTGTGAGGAAAGCTCCTCGAGCATTGCATCCCTGGGCAATTCGAAGCACCCCCTTCTTTCGGCTATCCTCCAGTTGTGGCAGAATGGGCACTTGAGGTTGCACCCGCAGAGCCAAAGCGTAAAGGTGACCTTCCCGTGGACGTCAACCATGCTTACCGCTTTCCACCCGCTGGTAAGCATTCAACCACCCCTGTAATGCCTCCTCGTCCAGAACTCCTTCTTCCTGAAGGGATTCCAGTTCTTCAAGGGCCTGTAGTAGCCGATGATCCTGCTCCAGATCTCAACGTCCTCGCTTCCACACTTAGGACAGTGTGTATGCAGACCCGTGGTGGAGTAGCCGCACTTGTTGCAGATGGTTATCGCTGGAGTGTAGCTCCAGTAAACGAGCTCAGTCCTCATGAGCCTCTTGGTCAGCTTCGCGAGGGCCTCAGGATCGGGCTCCTCCCCCAGGAATATGTGCATCATTACTCCTCCGGTGAAGCTCTTCTGAACTTTCTCCTCTATCCTTATCCTGTCGCCAAGCTCAAGAGAGCCGTAGTACGGGGCGATGCTCGTTGAATAAATCGGATTCTCCGGGTCGCTGAGGTATTCCCTAAGCTCTGGAAACTCCTTCAGGTCTTTTATGGCAAGCTTAGCTGCAGCACTTTCCCCAGGAACCTCCTCAACGTTCCAAGGAGTTCCAGTTTTTCTCATCCATTCCCTAGCCTTTGAAGTCGCGAACTCAACCATTTCCTTCATAAGCTCAGCTGCCTTGAGCCAGTCCCGTCTTGAACCTTCTGTCCAGAGCTTTGGATCGTTAAGGTAGATTGCCGCGGCCTCGGGAAGGCCCAAAATTCCAATCGTGTTGAAGTGGCTTGAGGGGAACTCCTCGAGGTAGTTAACTATCATGCTGTACATGTGGGGATAGTTCCTTATAAGAGCCAGATATCTCTCCCTAAACCAGTCCGTGGTTATCTTAACTACCTCTAGAACCCTCTCGTACTCCTCCCAGAACTTATCATCATCCCTCGCCTTAAGGGCTATCCTTGGAAGGTTAACTGTGGTGACGTTTACCGAGCCGGTAACGTCTGGCATGGCCCACAATCCGCCAAAACGCTGTCTCTCAAGTTTTTTAAGGGCCTCTTCCTCAACGCTCTTCCCGCTTAGGCCAAAGGCAAAGGCCATTTCACTTCTATCAATAGCTATCCTACAACAGTTGTGGGTTACTACGCCATCGCTATGAACGAAATGATGGAACTCCTCGACTTCCACGTCATAGAAGTGGTCCTCGACCTCAATCTCCTCGATGCTCTGAATCGCAACCCATCCAATTCCACCCTCGACATCATGATGGGATCTTGCGTATTTAGAATCTCCAATCTTGCCCCTGTAGCTTCCAGGGAAATATACTACAACCGAGCCATCTCTATTCTTCCTGAAGTATGCCGACATCCCAGAAATTGACGCCAAGAATAAAGTATCAAGGGCTAATCCCTCGTTCTTTATGTGCAACTCCCAAGATCCCCTCCTCCAATAACCATCACTCTCCAGTAACCCCCTAAGGAACGCTTTCCTAACCGAGGCAGGAGCTGAGAATATGAACCAGGGAATCCTCTTTTCGTGACTTAATCCAGACACGCCGTTATCATAGAGCGTTCTGGCAAGATAACTGTCATAAATCCTGACATATGTGACGCTTTCCCACCTAGGGTCAACGCTGATCTTGGGCTCCTTCCCTAATACATTCCTCGAAAATTCTATTAGGAATTCTTTGATTTCCGTCTCTTCACTGTTTATTGAAAATTGAATGCCAGTTAGATAGTATCCGCCCCTATGCTTTTCCCCTCGAGTTCTACTCGCCATGTTAGAACTCCTGATTAACGTCCCATCCCCATAGAAAAGCCCCAAAAAGTATCCAAATTTTTCGTCAACTTTAATTTTTCTGCCATCTTCTAGCTCTAATTCAACTTCCTCACCCGGCATTTCATACACTAGAATCGGTATCCTGTAAGGATGCTGCCCATGAGAACGCGTTAATAGTTCCTCAGCTTTCATTAGCCGAACCGATCTATCGTACTTTACGTATACTGGAATTGGATGATCTGGTGAAACCACGATAACCCTGCCATCTACTAGATTTATCCGAATTGCCCTATTAAATTGCTTCCTCAAGAATCTCTTAACTTTCCTCCACCTGATTAACTTATTTTCAATATCAACTGCAAGCACCTCAACGTCTTCCTTCGGGAGGTACCACTCGGCACCATCCTCCTCTTTTGCCTCCAATGCTCCCGCGAATTTCTCAAAGAATTCCTCTATCGTTGAAATGAAGACCTTGCCTTTGTGCCTGTATATAATCCTTTCATCCTTATATAAGCACATTGCATAGCTCGCATCAGGGTCTACAACGTTCGTATTCAGCCAGTAGAAGCTTCCCCTCTTTGCTGCGGTTGTGAAGACAGCCTCGAACACCTCTGGGTCATTCCATATCATATCAGCGGTAACCATGAGCGTTGGGATAGGGAACGTAAAGGGCTGACCTATGGCGTCTCCCTCCCTAAGAACTTCGGTCAATGCTATGAAGAATTCCTTAGCTTCCTTTTCGTACTCTCCCAAAGGCTCAACTTCCCTCCCGTCGTAAACAGCATGATCACCATCGAGCATTTTCTTTGGGGCATCGAGCGTTACCGTGAAGTTCGTGAAAGGTGTCTGGAGGCCAATCCTCGTTGGATAGTTTAGGTTGTAGACTAATCTTTG from Pyrococcus kukulkanii includes the following:
- a CDS encoding anaerobic ribonucleoside-triphosphate reductase activating protein codes for the protein MLTSGWKAVSMVDVHGKVTFTLWLCGCNLKCPFCHNWRIAERRGCFELPRDAMLEELSSHSFLIDYFHVTGGEPLMQWRELKDLLEDVKPLADVSLNTNLTIVRPLEELLRFDLVDHIATDIKAPPQELYGLPKNASEKLWTLFLRGLEVISEYDLSLELRIPVPKKFDVLPWIEEALRHVNTNFYVVLNPLVGKPLTNPRDDHWCSQHCWPDEEEVSKIENRLKSLGIKVFINRWVTE
- a CDS encoding anaerobic ribonucleoside triphosphate reductase; amino-acid sequence: MEKVSDMIHEYARWGSLDVLENANRYPGPSGFFAYVMEEALKDSINLIPEVGRKAHFNGDIYIHKLPYSLYIPYCTGHSISRLLKKGLKTPTIISRPARHFDTFVDHVANYLITLQHYFSGAQAFSSVEWYAGPFIRKENLDRRKIRQNIQRLVYNLNYPTRIGLQTPFTNFTVTLDAPKKMLDGDHAVYDGREVEPLGEYEKEAKEFFIALTEVLREGDAIGQPFTFPIPTLMVTADMIWNDPEVFEAVFTTAAKRGSFYWLNTNVVDPDASYAMCLYKDERIIYRHKGKVFISTIEEFFEKFAGALEAKEEDGAEWYLPKEDVEVLAVDIENKLIRWRKVKRFLRKQFNRAIRINLVDGRVIVVSPDHPIPVYVKYDRSVRLMKAEELLTRSHGQHPYRIPILVYEMPGEEVELELEDGRKIKVDEKFGYFLGLFYGDGTLIRSSNMASRTRGEKHRGGYYLTGIQFSINSEETEIKEFLIEFSRNVLGKEPKISVDPRWESVTYVRIYDSYLARTLYDNGVSGLSHEKRIPWFIFSAPASVRKAFLRGLLESDGYWRRGSWELHIKNEGLALDTLFLASISGMSAYFRKNRDGSVVVYFPGSYRGKIGDSKYARSHHDVEGGIGWVAIQSIEEIEVEDHFYDVEVEEFHHFVHSDGVVTHNCCRIAIDRSEMAFAFGLSGKSVEEEALKKLERQRFGGLWAMPDVTGSVNVTTVNLPRIALKARDDDKFWEEYERVLEVVKITTDWFRERYLALIRNYPHMYSMIVNYLEEFPSSHFNTIGILGLPEAAAIYLNDPKLWTEGSRRDWLKAAELMKEMVEFATSKAREWMRKTGTPWNVEEVPGESAAAKLAIKDLKEFPELREYLSDPENPIYSTSIAPYYGSLELGDRIRIEEKVQKSFTGGVMMHIFLGEEPDPEALAKLTKRLMRTELVYWSYTPAITICNKCGYSTTGLHTHCPKCGSEDVEIWSRIIGYYRPLKNWNPFRKKEFWTRRHYRGG